The Herbiconiux sp. SALV-R1 nucleotide sequence CGTCGAAGACGCTCTCGGCGTCGCCCTCGGGCACGGTGTGGGCGTAGAACATGCCGAGGAGGGCCAGGCCGCGGGCGAGGTCGAGGCCGATGATGCGGGCGGTGGTGGAGGCGGCGGCGGTGGCGGTGCGGGTGGCGGTGCCACTGCGGGCGCGCGTGCCGTTGCTGTCGCCGGAACGCGGAACGGGGCCGCCCGGCTGGGCGACCCCGTTCTCGTGATCGGAGGAGTTCGTGCTGCGTCCTAGTTTCGGAAGATCGCGATGATGCGCAGCAGCTCGAGGTAGAGCCAGACGATCGTGGTCATGAGGCCGAAGGCGCCCGACCAGCCGTACTTGCGGGGAGCGCCGCTGCGCACACCGCGCTGGATGGCGTCGAAGTCGAGCACGAGCGAGTAGGCGGCCATGATGACGACGAGCACGCCGATGACGAGGCCGATCCAGCCGCTGCGCAGGCCGAACGGGTCGGTGACGACGCCGGTCATCATGAGGATGAGGTTGAGCAGCGAGAACACCATGTAGCCGACCATGGCGATGAGGAAGATCTTCGTGGCACGCTTCGAGGCGCGGATCTTGCCGTTCGCGAAGAGGGCCAGGGTGACGCCGAAGACGGCGACGGTCGCCAGCACGGCCTGCAGCACGATGCCGCCCCAGCGAGCCTCGAAGAAGCCCGAGATGGCACCGATCGCCAGACCCTCGAAGGCCGCGTAGAGGAAGATGAGCGGAACCGAGGGCTCGCGCTTGAAGGCGTTGATGAGACCGAAGACCAGGCCGCCGATGAAGCCGCCGATCATGAGACCGAGGCCGAGCACGGTGGGAACCGGCATGTTCGACAGGAAGCCGACAACGGCGGTGACCAGGAAGACCGCGAAGAGCCCGACCGTCTTCACGATCGTGTCTTCGTAGCTCATGCGGTCGGTCTCCGACGGCGTGGCCGACGGACGGTCGTAGAGCTCCTGCAACCCGTCGGCGCTGATCGTCGGCGTCTGAGCGGCGGCTTTGCCGTTGAAGATTGGGTTTTTCGCGAAGGCGGGGTTGCTGGACGATGCTTCGGCCATGTCAGTCTCTCTGTGAAAGGTGAGGGTGATCGTGGTCACCTCAATCTACTGCACCGATTTCATGAATCGCCTGGTAGTACGCCCACGGCGTACGGTGGGGGCGTGACGCAGAACACGCCCGCGCGGCCGCTCGTGATCGGCCATCGAGGGGCGAGCGGATACCGCCCCGAGCACACCGAGGCCGCCTATCGGCTCGCCTTCGCGCAAGGGGCCGACGCGGTCGAGCCCGACGTGGTGTTCAGTCGCGACGGGGTGGCCGTGGTGCGGCACGAGAACGAGATCTCGGGCACGACCGACGTGGCCGCGCATCCGGAGTTCGCCGACCGCCGCACCACCAGGTCCGTCGACGGCGAGGAGCTTACCGGCTGGTTCACCGAAGACTTCACCTGGGCCGAGCTCAGCACGCTGCGGGCGCGGGAGCGCCTGCCCACGCTGCGACCCGAGAGCGCCTCGCACGACGACGCCTTTCCGCTGCTGCGCCTCGTCGACGTGCTGCGGATCGTCGACGAGGTCGCGGAGGAGACCGGGCGGGGGGTCTTCCCGGTCGTGGAGGTCAAGCACGCGAGCCACTTCGACGCGCTCGGGCTGCCCGCGGCGGAGCTGGTGGCGCGGGCGCTCGAGGAGTCAAGGTGGGCCGGCCGGGGCGGGCAGACAGGGCCGACCGGGCGGCTTGTCGTCGAGTCGTTCGAGCAGACCGTGCTGGGGGAGTTGCGGATGCGCGGGGTCGACGCCCGGTACATCTATCTGGTCGAGGCGCACGGCAAGCCTTTCGACCAGGTCGTGCGCTGGGGTGACGCAGCGGTGGGCTATCTCGACCAGCTCACCGATGCATCCCTCTCGCAGCTGGCTGCCGAGGTCGACGGCATCAGCCTCGACAAGGCCCTCATCCTGCCGCTCGACGCCGACGGAAACTCGACGCGGGTGAGCGACGTGGTGGCGCGCGCGCACGGGGCGGGACTCGAGGTGTACACCTGGACGCTGCGGCCCGAGAACGCCTTCCTGCCGCGCGACATGCGCATCGGGCGCTCGTCGTCGGCGTTCGGGCAGTGGCAGCGGGAGTACCGCACCATCATGGCCAGCGGCGTCGACGGGGTCTTCGCCGACCACCCCGACCTCGCCGTCGTCGCCCGCGGGGGCGGTGTCGGAGGCGGCGCCTAGACTTGGTGCAGCATGAGCGACGCCACCGATCAGACCACCAGGAGCAGCATCCCGATCATCCTCGACGGGCCCGCCGGGCCGCGGGATGACGGAGGTGACCCGCTGCTCGACGGGCTGAACCCCGAGCAGCGCGAGGCCGTCGAGTACCGCGGCCCCGCCCTGCTCATCGTCGCGGGCGCCGGCAGTGGCAAGACGCGGGTGCTCACGCACCGCATCGCCGGGCTGATCAGGAGCGGCGAGGCGTGGCCCAGTCAGATCCTCGCCATCACCTTCACCAACAAGGCCGCGGCCGAGATGCGCGAGCGCGTCGGGCACCTGCTCGGCCAGGTGGCGGAGGGGATGTGGATCTCGACGTTCCACTCGGCGTGCGTGCG carries:
- a CDS encoding Bax inhibitor-1/YccA family protein → MAEASSSNPAFAKNPIFNGKAAAQTPTISADGLQELYDRPSATPSETDRMSYEDTIVKTVGLFAVFLVTAVVGFLSNMPVPTVLGLGLMIGGFIGGLVFGLINAFKREPSVPLIFLYAAFEGLAIGAISGFFEARWGGIVLQAVLATVAVFGVTLALFANGKIRASKRATKIFLIAMVGYMVFSLLNLILMMTGVVTDPFGLRSGWIGLVIGVLVVIMAAYSLVLDFDAIQRGVRSGAPRKYGWSGAFGLMTTIVWLYLELLRIIAIFRN
- a CDS encoding glycerophosphodiester phosphodiesterase family protein, which translates into the protein MTQNTPARPLVIGHRGASGYRPEHTEAAYRLAFAQGADAVEPDVVFSRDGVAVVRHENEISGTTDVAAHPEFADRRTTRSVDGEELTGWFTEDFTWAELSTLRARERLPTLRPESASHDDAFPLLRLVDVLRIVDEVAEETGRGVFPVVEVKHASHFDALGLPAAELVARALEESRWAGRGGQTGPTGRLVVESFEQTVLGELRMRGVDARYIYLVEAHGKPFDQVVRWGDAAVGYLDQLTDASLSQLAAEVDGISLDKALILPLDADGNSTRVSDVVARAHGAGLEVYTWTLRPENAFLPRDMRIGRSSSAFGQWQREYRTIMASGVDGVFADHPDLAVVARGGGVGGGA